From Hoplias malabaricus isolate fHopMal1 chromosome 11, fHopMal1.hap1, whole genome shotgun sequence, a single genomic window includes:
- the sec11a gene encoding signal peptidase complex catalytic subunit SEC11A yields MLTLDFLDDVRRMNKRQLYYQVLNFGMIVSSALMIWKGLMVVTGSESPIVVVLSGSMEPAFHRGDLLFLTNREEDPIRVGEIVVFRIEGREIPIVHRVLKIHEKENGDVKFLTKGDNNSVDDRGLYKRGQHWLEKKDVVGRARGFVPYIGIVTILMNDYPKFKYAVLCMLGLFVLVHRE; encoded by the exons ATGCTGACTTTAGATTTTCTGGACGACGTGCGGCGGATGAATAAGCGGCAG CTCTATTACCAGGTGCTGAACTTCGGGATGATCGTGTCTTCAGCGCTGATGATCTGGAAAGGCCTGATGGTGGTGACGGGGAGTGAAAGCCCCATCGTCGTCGTCCTCAG TGGGAGCATGGAGCCTGCGTTTCACAGAGGAGACCTCCTGTTCCTCACAAACCGCGAGGAGGATCCGATCAGAGTCGGGGAGATCGTGGTGTTCAGGATCGAGGGCCGAGAGATCCCCATCGTTCACAGGGTCCTTAAAATTCACGAAAA AGAAAACGGAGACGTTAAGTTCCTGACGAAAGGTGATAATAACTCTGTGGACGACAGAGGTCTGTACAAGAGAGGACAGCACTGGCTGGAGAAGAAAGACGTGGTGGGCCGAGCCCGAGG TTTTGTGCCTTACATAGGGATCGTCACGATTCTGATGAACGACTATCCTAAATTCAAG TACGCTGTCCTCTGTATGCTGGGACTCTTTGTGTTGGTACATCGAGAGTGA